The stretch of DNA AGTACTTAACATAGGAGAGAGTAGAACGAACCCCGACAATCCGGAGAGCTTAGCTAGAGCATAGCTAGAGGTGCACGCGAAATCTCCTGGTACTAGTTTGGGTAAAAATACATCTATCCCACACCTGCACGCTACATAattggcgcccaacgtggggcgcGACAGGGTATGTTTCTCAAATGGTACATAACATCGGTATCAGAGACATGTCATTCTGGGGCGAGGCTCCACCATAGCTCTAAAGTTCCATCCAAAACAATAGTATTATCTTCTCACGAAACAGATAGATCTCTCTAGGTGGGAGTACTACAGTCTTTACATACGGATTATGCGGTTTAATTTCCAAGGTTGGAAAGGTCGACCTATGTATAACTTAGTGTCTCTTAGTCAGGGTAGACTAGCGTAGATGGATAATAACCAAAGAAGCACTTCATGATACGGGACTCCACCAACGAGATCATTCAAGATGTTAATTTAGAGAATTGCGGTAGTTATTCTTATAGAGGGATACTCCGACTCAATTATATTCTTGGGCGTTATCTTGATATTGGCTGTTGAGACTCCTGTATCCAAAAACTAGTTCTCGGCAGGGAAACGTCTCAGATTTTCGGAATTACAATGTTCTATTTATAATAGGTAGAGATTGTCCATTATCCACACGTACACTCCCGGAAGCTTACAATAGAAACAGATAGACCAATCAACTACTCAATTATTCAAACCGAAATCGGCAGTTTTAAGAGTGGACCACCCAGATCTTGCTCGGAGAGGACGAACATATTGTTAATCTGtttttttgaaaataattgaaaagttcTTTATTAGTTagttctattttttttttatttgttgttttgcttaaatattttgttgttaccATGGCTGTACACCGTAGTAACGAAAACTTAGCTTCGGCGTTGAGTAGCCAagaaacattttgcataatttgtcaGGGAAGTTTAAGACAAGATCAGCTAATAGCTACAACGCCTTGTCAACATCGCTTCCATAACACGTGCGTATGTGAACacttgaaaagtgaaaaatctTGTCCTGTCTGCAAGGCGGAATGCGGTCCGAATAGTCTGCGATACGAGAATAACACTCTAGCAGCGGAATTAAACATAAGTGCAGGGTCCCTACCGTCCAACGTTCAGGCTAATGAACCCTTTGAAACGGCACCATCAGATCCAACGGTATCGCATAGGAAAGGGAAATATAACAGTAGAGGTCGAGGGAAAGGAGCCATTCCAAAAAGGGGAATGCAAACAAGGTATCAAGCTAGCCTCGATCGTAATTTATATGGAAGTCGACAGTCTGTTAGCAGTAACGGAAATAGGTCACCCGGTCACGCGGCAACCGAAGATCTTACCAGTTACATCCATTCGGTAATACAAAGTCAGGAGAAAACTATGATGGAAAACCTCAGTTCTTTCATTAAATCGTCGATTGAGCAAACCTTACAAACCCAGTTTGCCAACCTAAATTTAACCACGAATACCGCCACGGTAAACAGAGGTCCATCAGAGTCGCGGAGTAATGTTAGGCAGGAGGTAGATAACGGCAGTAATATGAGAAGTAGCGATTCTCCATTAGAAAGTCCGAGAAGCAATCGTACAACCGAGACGGTAGCACCGGCAAAGGCCGCTGGTATTCTACTCAGTTGGCGTCTTAAATTTGATGGTTCTCGGGAGGCAATGCATGTAGAAGAATTTCTATATCGCATTCGTGCTCTGACGGCACAGACGCTTGGAAACGATGACCAACTACTTTGCGATAATTTACATCTGCTTTTCGCGGGAAAAGCCTGTGATTGGTTTTGGGATTTCCATCGAAGAAACCACCAATACTCCTGGCAATCGTTCTGCACAGCGTTCAGACAAAGATTCGACGACCAGAAAGATGATTTTGACCTATGGGAAATGATCAGAAAACGACAGCAGAGGGAAAATGAACCCTTCGAAGATTTTCAGACAGCGATTGAAAAGTTAGTGGCTCGACTTTCACACGGGATAAGTGAACTCAAAATGATCGATATTCTTAAAAGGAATGCCAAAAGTGCTCTTCGATACGAGcttctgcatttaaaaattcagaaTAGAAGTGAGTTGAGGGAGGAAGTGAAGAAGCATGAACATTTCTGTAGAGAAGCAGGAAACTTTCTGCCGCGAAGTCGAGTAACTAGACCCAATGTATCAGAAATTCAGAGTGAGGACGAAGAATTCGAAGAGGAGAGTATCTCCAAGCTACGTCGCAATCGGGTTGTCTGTTGGAATTGTGACAAGACCGGTCATAGGTTTAAAGACTGCGTTGCGGAACGCCTCATCTTCTGTTATGGTTGCGGggcgaaaaatacttttaagcCAAAGTGCGAGAAATGTAATCCATCGGAAAACCGCAAACAGGATGCGCAAACCAGCACCAGTTTGTCGCATCCGACAACGAAGACCGATTAAAAGAAGTGGGTTTCCAAAAAAACTCTTCCAACCCGAATTTCAGAAAAACTCTTTCTGGGAGGTCCGCGACGGACGCTGAAACTCAGACGGAtgagatatatatatatacagtaCACACTCAGATAAGCTAGAATTTAAGTACCAACCTAAACGATCAACGATTCGATTAAGACAATTCTGAGCTGCAGTAAAAAGGGTTCGAAAGAGACTTGTCTCCTCGATTCTTATGAGCTTCGATATCAGGTTATAAGTAGAACTAAGTATAGGTACACAAAAATTCATGGCCTTATTAGATTCAAGGGCTGCGATAAGTTGATTGGgaaatgaagctgctgctaaGTCTTTTGCAGCTCACgccaaggcaaagaaaaaaaattcgGAAATATTCGAAAGGCCAATAATGGATTTTGTGAAGTCATAGTAATAATCACCATTCACAAAACCTTTCCGGTCATACTAAAGACATCGAATTCCTTTTAATAAGTTAGTATTATTAAGTATAGGTTAATAGGTTAGCGGAATCTCTCGAATAGAATGTAGTGAGAAATAGTTTAAGAAGCCGTGTCAGTTAACTCAACATTGAAGACGACGTGTATGCCCGAACCTTTTGTCAAGGGAACGCTATAAAAAGGTTTAGCGCTAAGCTGGCACCCGTAGTTACCTCAACCAAGGTTAAACGTCGAGTTGGGACCACgtattacaaattaattagcataGGAAAAGCTAGTAGTCTACCACCTAAACGATAATCAGTTTAAATCTTAAGAGATCGCCTTCTTCAGTTGAAGTCTCACTGTAAGAACACTTTCGTCTTCAACTGTGGTGTAGGGGCCGAAAGTAGGGAGATAGCATAGAGCATCAATAATAAACATATTCGGTAGCGCTTATAAGTGCATTCCGAAAGAGAACTCCGAAAGTGGATCGTAAGCGCAAGCTTTACGCCGAGCTTACGAAAGAGAGTCGCTGCAGTGTTAGCACATGCAAGCGAGAGCGGCGCTTATCTTAAAGAAGAGAGTAAGGTGGTGTGAGCATAGAAGTTGCCCTTGACGTTTGACCGACATTCCACTCAATTCAGCGAAAGATCATACGATTGTCCCGTTAAAGCTCGCAAACATCATCCGATCTATGAGCTTTATGTTCTGTACAGCCTAATTTAACTTGGATGAGTTTCGCTTGAGTTAATAGCAAAGAGTCGATCAACGAAAAGAGACGTGATTGTGTCaagcaatatatatatatatatatatataaatgtccATAACCTACATATAGCTTACGCATTTCCTCGTGGTaaaatttttgtgcaaaaaccgTTTATTCTGAGAAATCTCTTTGGATCGGTGTTAGTACCAAGCGTGAATAATAATTAACCAAGGTATGTGGGCCGTAGGCTACAACAAGTGATcggtttaatttatgtgaattaagTTCATAGGACAGAGGTCAGGAGCCCGTTCCGTCGTTGCAGCCTGAGTGCGCATAAGTACATAGACGGGGTGCTCCACGAGAGGAGTATCACCGAAGTGATCCTCCAACCTAAAAGGGGTACCATTCGACCCCCCTCTACTGACGGAAACGCTGAGCACCGAAAACCTCTGACTTGGGTCAACTTTATTGAGGCGTAGCAACCCTTAGGAAGCCCAGTGCAAAAGGGGGCGCCTCGGAACTTTAATCAACTCCAGTGAGAAGACCAGTTTGTCGCGCACTGTAGTGCCAATGTAAGCTGCAGCTTGACCTGCAGTCGGATGTTCCCCGCTTAAGCCCAGTGTGAAGAAGACCAGAACATTGGGCGTGATATTTGACGGGCATGCCTACAGagtagccgccgccgacgctaCAGAAAGATGTCCGTAGTTGCTCTGTGTTAACTTACACATTTTCGGGATTTGAGTTAATATGCCTTTTAAGGCCAATTCTCTGGCGGagatatatagatatgtatttttttgagCATCGGGAATTATGAGTGTTGGTAGAAAAGAGTGGGTATGAGaccttaaaataattaaatgaaattactaaATCGTACTTGCATGTACGCTCGTGTGCATATATTGTTAATACCTTCTATTTTTCCCCAGAAACCAGCACCTACGTTATCCATGAGCTCATCGATTACGAAAGGAGTAAGggttttaaaatatcaaaaccaaacgaaaactgtGAGTTTGTAAACTTGACACTGTATGTGCACTGAGTATAAATGTAACCTGCGTGTtactaaattatttgatttaaacctTTATAATCATTACCATAATGGGTTAACACCTCTCGCCCCCCTTTATTCTATTACCCGCCTATGATTCTTAGTCTTTATACATGCAACAGCCATTAGATACATATACTTAAATTCTTATAATCTaaaatagatatatatatatttttaagtggGCTAGACTGccagaaaaatgaattcacCTGTAGATTaagaaaattttgaagatattgaatattaataataggAAACCATGGAAATATATCTGAAAGTCTTTGTTTTGAAACCCATTTATAATATGTTCTAAATTCGAATGTCAGTCCTTAGCCAAGCAAGGTCGAAGTGGTAGGATGAAAACTGCCTGATTGTTTTAGGGTCTATACGGTATGATTTACCTGTATGACATAGGCTGGGTGGGTAAAGAAGAGGGATTCTCGACGACACCTGAGTTTCCCGTGCTTTGAATAGAGTAGTTGAGATCatcattctcttttttttaacaacaaatacttGATCCATTTTCCATACCTTCAGTCCAGTTTAACCTGtgttctgcttttgatttttgattcttttttaaatgtgcacctaaaatattatgcgagtgtgtgtcagTACTTAACATAGGAGAGAGTAGAACGAACCCCGACAATCCGGCGAGCTTAGCTAGAGCATAGCTAGAGGTGCACGCGAAATCTCCTGGTACTAGTTTGGGTAAAAATACATCTATCCCACACCTGCACGCTACACAAGGGACGCATTGAGTTTATCAACTTTAAGCTGCGCTACTCGCCAAAGGAGGAAACTGTGCTCAGGAATCTGAATTTCACCATCGAATCGCGGGAAAAGATTGGAATTGTGGGGCGTACTGGCGCCGGAAAATCATCCATCATACAATCGATCTTCCGTCTGGCCTGCAACGAGGGCATGATCCGCATCGACGACATTGATATCGAGCACATGGGATTGCATGATCTCCGCAGTCGCATTTCGATTATACCCCAGGATCCAGTTCTGTTTTCGGGCACATTACGTTATAATCTCGATCCCAAAGATGAGCGCTCGGATGAGGAAATGTGGAAGGCTCTGGGAGATGTAGAGCTGCGTTCCTACGTATCCACATTGATTGGTGGACTCAACTGTCGCATGTACGATGGCGGCTCCAACTTTAGCGTGGGCCAGAGGCAGTTGGTATGTCTGGCGCGAGCCATTTTGAGGCACAACAAAATACTCATCATGGACGAGGCCACAGCCAATGTTGATCCAGAGTAAGTGGAATATAAATATGATTGCGAATGCGGTCTTATACTGAATATCTTTACAGAACGGACAAGCTTATCCAGCAGACAATCCGCTCCAAGTTTGCACACTGTACGGTGCTGACAATTGCCCATCGTTTGCACACCGTGATGGATAGCGATCGTGTGCTGGTCATGGATGCGGGCGAGGCCCGTGAACTGGGACATCCCTACGAGCTGCTTCAGCGACCAGGGGGCTATCTTCGCCAACTTGTAGAGAATACGGGAGCGGCCACAGCATTTGCCCTAAAGCAATCGGCCGAGCAGAGCTATAGCAAGCAGCTGCTTGGCGATGACACTGCCACCGACGACCTGAACATCACACTGGCTCTGCAAGAGCAGACTGAGTAACTGAAACGCGCACTCTTCGCAATTACTTCAACACACAATATCTGCTTAAGGATTATAGCATAAGAACTGAAAGTATTATGTACATAGGAAATTTGTATGTACTTAAAGTTACCGAACTACTTATTGCCTTGTACTTAGGAGATATGATATGTGTAGTGTATGCCGTGTAAGCCTTATTTAATACTAcgaatttatgtatgtatcgtATATGTTCCACTTACTAGTAGTAAGTACTGTACTACCCATTAATCGTGTtatgtactcgtatgtttTGTACACCATGTGTTCTTCTATTGGCAAACCAATATAAAGCAATTCGCATTCGCCGCGTGCACTAATTGATAGCAAACTtcaatcaaattaagacaaaacGAAAGTGTTAAATAAGGTACTTTTAAAGAATATAGGTAGCTAATGTAATATAGTATATGTATTACAAAATTCGTACTTATCACAATTCGTACAATCTCAATAAAGTGCCTGAAAATTACCCAAACGGAACAGTTAATGAAGCCACTTAATCAGTTCAATTTGTCGATGGGTTCGATGCAACTATGTTCGGGTACATTACGTAGTGGGGATCGATAAGGATGAACCTTTCGAAGCTCCAATTAAAATTGTCAATTGCTGAAAAGTGTAATCAGAATAAGTCAACATGGTAgccaatgatgatgataagATACAAGAATCGAACAAGTGGTCAATGGGCTGGTGCTCCTCCctgctccactccacaccaccTGTTCTCCCAATCGGGATGCCCCGATTCCCGCCGTGCCGTCAAAACTTTCGTAAACAACAGTAAAACACACTTAGCTAAAATGTTAGCCAGCGGTTGCTGCGTCCGCCTCGCTGATGCGTTGCTGTCACCGGGCATTAAGATAAAACAGGGCTCCCCGATAGGACGGGCCACAAGCGGATCATTGATTTATAACGATGATTCCCTAGCACGGAGCCAGTGGTTGGTTAAAACTCAAATGTCTGGGCGGGCAGGAACTCAGTGGCGAGCAAAGCGGCACGAGCACCGCACGCGAATGTCTTCCGTGgtaatttgtgtgtgaattGTGTCAAGGATCTATGTGATAATTAATACAAACATAGAATGAACTCGGTACATGAGCAACGAAAGCCGAATCCGGTCCTAAAGGCCAATTTCCTCTCAAAATGGTTTTTTATGTGAGTCATGTGAATCTTTCGATTAATTTGGTGAAAGTGTTTAGAAGGAGAAAGAATCCTTTagattgtacatacatatgtacatgtgtgatGAAATCGCAGTTGagaaatttttaattgaattgaaataatttcaaaatttcccCGTACTTGTTGTCCTGCTGATAAGATAGAGCTGAAGAATGCCTCCGATCCAGATTTATGGCCAGTCTAGCCTTGGCCATCATTTCGAATTTATAACGCGAGTGGATTCGCTTTTCAAGTGCGATAAAAATAACCCACGACAGGCAGGCGACACCTGTCACCGTCCATCATTAACCCCCCGCCCCACCTGACCCGTGTGTTCGTGTTCTCTCTTCCAGCTGGACACGCGAGATTCTCGCCAAGGGAATGCGACAGAGTGTGGAGCCATCAGATCTGTATGCTCCCGTACCCAACCTCGACAGTCCCAAGGTTTCGCACCATCTCCTCGGCCACTGggagaaggagctgaagcGACCCAAGCCCAGCGTTTTGCGTATGGTCTTTCGGGCATACGGTTGGGGCTTTGTGCCCGTCAGTATAATCTACTCACTGCTGGCCATCGTTGTGCAGTACGTATTTTCCACTGGGGacatcttttttgtttgttaatgacATCCTCTTTGTTACTGTTCATAGCACTTTGCAGCCGTTGCTGTTGGGCGGCCTGGTCTCCTTCTTCTCGGAGAGCACCGATGACATCTCCAAGAAATCGGCATACTTGTATGCCATGGGCGTTGTCCTGTGCTCCCTGGCCTCGGGTCTCTTCTACCACCCCTTTATGAACTATCTCTTCACAGTGGGCTCCCGCGTGCGGCTGGCCTGCGCCGGACTCGTCTATAGGAAGTGCCTGAGGGTGTCAGTGGCTGCGGACAACAGCGGCATGAGCGGCTATGCTATAGCCCTAATGGCGACTGATCTGCCGCAGTTCAATGAGGCCTTCTACTTTCTCCATGAGCTGTGGCGCGGACCGCTGGAAGGATTGGTGTTTGGCTACATTATCTACCAGTTAATTGGCTGGCCTGCGCTCGTGGGACTGGCAACCATCATCGTGTTCATTCCACTGCAGGCATGGGCTGCTCGAGCGACGGCCCGGTTCAAGCGCAGATCGGCGGAGTTTGGCGATGAACGAGTGAAGTTGATGAACGAAATCATTACGGCCATGCAGCTGATCAAGATGTACGCGTGGGAGAAGTCGTTTGCCAAGCTGATCGGCCGGGTCAGGAAGAAGGAGATGGGCTCCATACGGGGATCCATGTACATCTATGCTGCCCTCCAGTGCACCGGAATGATATCGAAGCTGTCGCTCTTCCTGTCCCTTGCCAGCTTTGTCTTCACCGGGGACATTGTCACCTCGCAGAAGGTCTTCATTGTTTCCAGCTACTACGACCACCTCAACGAGTCTCTGCTGCATCTGTGGCCACTGGCCATCAACATTTGGGCCGAGACTTTTGTCGTTGCCGGTCGCGTGGTGGACTTTCTGCTCCAGCACGAAGATCCCGCCGATGGCGGCGTCGATAACTTCaaggatgtggatgaggaCGTAGAGCACGGAAACTTCTTTGGCCGCATGCACAATCCCCGTGCCATTCACAAGAGCGTCACCGTACAGAAGTTGACTGCCAGCTGGGACCAGGCGAAGCAGGAGAAACGACAACGCCACATCGATGACATCAGCTTCCAGGCCACGGAGCAGCAGTTCGTGGGTATTGTCGGTACTGTGGGCGCCGGCAAGAGTACCCTTCTGCAGGCCCTGCTGGGAGAGCTGGACATCCTCAGCGGCAAAGCGGAGATCAACGGTGTTCTCAGCTATGCCGCCCAGGAGCCCTGGCTGAACCGCTGCAGCCTACGCGACAACATCCTCTTCATGGAGGCATTCGACGAGCAGCGATACAACGAAGTGCTGCGCGTCTGTCTCCTGGACAAGGACATCGAGGAGCTGCCCGCTGGAGATGCCACCACTGTGGGCGAAGGAGGAGCCAGCCTCAGTGGGGGCCAGAAGGCGAGAGTTAGTCTTGCGCGTGCCGTGTACCGCAAAGCCGATATCTATCTACTGGATGATCCCCTCTCCGCAGTGGACTCGCATGTGAGCAAAATGCTCCTCGATCGCTGCCTCAACGACTTTCTCAGCGACAAGATCCGCATCCTGGTCACGCATCGTGTTCAGCTGCTGAAGCATGTCGATCACTTGGTGCTACTAGAGGGTGGTCGAGCCTCCATTCAGGGCCAGTACGATACTCTGAAGAAGCTCATCCGATTCCGTATGTCGGTGGCCAACGACAGCGAGGTGGCCAAGCTGCGTGCCGTGCGCACTGACAGCATCTTCGAGGAGACGCAGCCCAGGGAACCCctgacccagcagcagcaagtcgATCTGGATCGAAGGGAGCAGCAgtacaaggagcagcagctgaggggATCCGTAAAATGGTCCACATACAAGGCTTATCTTGGAGTACTGGGAATTCCTTCTGTGGTGGTGCTGATCCTCATACTATTCATTGTGGCACGCGCATCGGAGGCCATCATGGATATATTTCTTTCCAAATGGTGAGCATGAGTGGACTTCTTTTCGAGGATGTAATCCAATTGGGATTCCTTTTCCAGGGCCACGTGGGAAGAGACGGAGCCCAATCAGCACGAGCCCATCCCGCAGTATCACAAAACCCGAATGCGCCTGGTCACGCTCTACCTGATTTTGATTCTGACCACCCTGATCTTATATGTTCTCCGAACCTTTGGCTTCTTCATGATGTGTCTTCGCATTTCGTTGCGCATCCACAACTACCTCTTCCAGGGCATAATCCGTGCCAGCATGCAGTTCTTTACGCTGGCAACATCCGGGCGTATACTTAACCGTTTCTCAAGCGACATCCTGTCCATTGATGTCACTCTGCCGCAATCGATGATGGACTCCATTGAGTTCTTTGTAGATGCCTTGGCAGTACTCACTGTGGTAAGCACGGCCAACACATGGCTGCTCATTCCGGCCATTATTGTGATGTCACTGCTGTATCTCTGCCGGTGCCTGTACATTGGAGCCAGCCGGAGCCTGAAGCGCATTGAGACCATCTGTAAGTAGTGCTTCTCCTTAACCCATGTGAAAAACTGAACTGGTTCTGTGCTCCACAGCTCGCAGTCCCCTTTACTCCCACACGAATGCCACCTTTAAAGGACTCACCACGATCCGTGCCTTCAACGCCACCAAGCGCCTGGAGCGGGATTTTCATCGCTTACAGAATGAAAACACTTCGGCCCTGTACCTATTTGTGAGCGTAAACAGGGCCTTCGCCTTTTGGACGGACCTTATCTGCGTGCTGTACATCCTGGCGGTGACCTTCAGCTTCCTGCTTTTTGATAGAAAGGAGCACGGCTACTACAGCGGCGATGTGGGATTGGCCAtcaccactaagcaaacaacacatagagactgcaaacttagataaaactggctgcctaatcagtatagtggatcggctcccattggcttcggctcttggtgagagagccttcggctgagagaatttggcgttggctctcttgaacattgaacccaaagcgac from Drosophila subobscura isolate 14011-0131.10 chromosome O, UCBerk_Dsub_1.0, whole genome shotgun sequence encodes:
- the LOC117896016 gene encoding probable multidrug resistance-associated protein lethal(2)03659; protein product: MNSVHEQRKPNPVLKANFLSKWFFIWTREILAKGMRQSVEPSDLYAPVPNLDSPKVSHHLLGHWEKELKRPKPSVLRMVFRAYGWGFVPVSIIYSLLAIVVHTLQPLLLGGLVSFFSESTDDISKKSAYLYAMGVVLCSLASGLFYHPFMNYLFTVGSRVRLACAGLVYRKCLRVSVAADNSGMSGYAIALMATDLPQFNEAFYFLHELWRGPLEGLVFGYIIYQLIGWPALVGLATIIVFIPLQAWAARATARFKRRSAEFGDERVKLMNEIITAMQLIKMYAWEKSFAKLIGRVRKKEMGSIRGSMYIYAALQCTGMISKLSLFLSLASFVFTGDIVTSQKVFIVSSYYDHLNESLLHLWPLAINIWAETFVVAGRVVDFLLQHEDPADGGVDNFKDVDEDVEHGNFFGRMHNPRAIHKSVTVQKLTASWDQAKQEKRQRHIDDISFQATEQQFVGIVGTVGAGKSTLLQALLGELDILSGKAEINGVLSYAAQEPWLNRCSLRDNILFMEAFDEQRYNEVLRVCLLDKDIEELPAGDATTVGEGGASLSGGQKARVSLARAVYRKADIYLLDDPLSAVDSHVSKMLLDRCLNDFLSDKIRILVTHRVQLLKHVDHLVLLEGGRASIQGQYDTLKKLIRFRMSVANDSEVAKLRAVRTDSIFEETQPREPLTQQQQVDLDRREQQYKEQQLRGSVKWSTYKAYLGVLGIPSVVVLILILFIVARASEAIMDIFLSKWATWEETEPNQHEPIPQYHKTRMRLVTLYLILILTTLILYVLRTFGFFMMCLRISLRIHNYLFQGIIRASMQFFTLATSGRILNRFSSDILSIDVTLPQSMMDSIEFFVDALAVLTVVSTANTWLLIPAIIVMSLLYLCRCLYIGASRSLKRIETISRSPLYSHTNATFKGLTTIRAFNATKRLERDFHRLQNENTSALYLFVSVNRAFAFWTDLICVLYILAVTFSFLLFDRKEHGYYSGDVGLAITTK